Proteins found in one Collinsella aerofaciens genomic segment:
- a CDS encoding BMP family ABC transporter substrate-binding protein, protein MEEAYRQARKRGEQGRRRAISQSEHPYLTDLDSLVAQLPLGQRENVGLRDIPLEMVVGTVTKGRQSAFSCNFMPLLPFGTEFARKWSNLYDIQVTEGYRDPIIVTEFMHRFYVREGNKRVSVLKFLDAPTVSAKVTRLYPGTWDSVESRLYGEFCAFWRVCPLYEIEFSREGSYETLAKMLGQNLIEKWPQKKVDYLRHTFLLFKRAYLRAGGDHLDITPADAMLVYLNVYNQDRLLDTPTDIVVNRLCKIWRELVIAGKNDEDKVDLVEAPSVDEEETPAKSTSGVLNFFMGKTVYSTANPLRIAFIHEFPCATSSWDSLHDQGRQYLDEHFGGIVRTEAFEDCHDPDVFYAAVETAVKHGANVIFSTSHRLMEYTLRAAVEYPRVRFLNCSIGLPHQSVRSYFGKMYEAKFLLGALAASMADNHRIGYHASVFASGALSEINAFAIGASLLDPRAQVILTWGDVPAGGLAEAMCREGVSVMTGADMSKSLEDPTAYGLHRLVDGKVTGIAMPVWNWGRYYELIVRSLLHGTWDETSDDNQVRAVNYWYGMSSGVIDIRYAPGLPYQTRKLVQLLRNGIVVGSINPFGGELHSQNGVVQIEGFPPLPSTQIVEMNWLADNVVGTIPQLDDEPKVPAL, encoded by the coding sequence ATGGAAGAGGCCTATCGTCAAGCACGCAAGCGCGGCGAGCAGGGACGCCGTCGCGCCATCAGCCAAAGCGAGCACCCGTACCTTACGGACCTCGACAGCCTCGTTGCCCAGCTCCCCTTAGGCCAGCGAGAGAATGTCGGCCTGAGAGACATTCCGCTCGAAATGGTCGTCGGTACGGTTACCAAGGGCCGTCAGTCCGCCTTTTCATGCAACTTTATGCCCCTGCTGCCGTTTGGCACCGAGTTCGCCCGCAAGTGGTCCAACCTCTACGACATCCAGGTAACCGAGGGTTATCGCGACCCCATCATCGTCACCGAGTTCATGCATCGGTTCTATGTCCGGGAAGGCAACAAACGCGTCAGTGTCCTCAAATTCCTGGACGCTCCGACGGTTTCGGCCAAGGTCACCCGTCTCTACCCCGGCACATGGGATTCCGTCGAAAGCCGCCTGTACGGCGAGTTCTGCGCGTTTTGGCGCGTCTGCCCCCTATACGAGATCGAGTTCTCGCGTGAGGGAAGCTACGAGACGCTCGCCAAGATGCTCGGTCAGAACCTTATCGAAAAATGGCCGCAGAAAAAGGTCGACTACCTGCGCCACACCTTCCTGCTCTTTAAGCGCGCCTACCTTCGCGCAGGCGGCGACCACCTGGACATTACGCCCGCCGACGCCATGCTCGTCTACCTCAATGTGTACAACCAGGACCGCCTGCTGGATACGCCGACGGATATCGTCGTAAACCGCCTGTGCAAGATCTGGCGCGAGCTGGTTATTGCCGGCAAAAATGACGAGGACAAGGTCGATCTTGTCGAAGCACCGAGCGTCGACGAGGAGGAGACGCCCGCCAAGTCCACCTCTGGCGTGCTCAACTTCTTTATGGGCAAGACCGTCTACTCGACGGCCAACCCCCTGCGCATCGCCTTTATCCATGAGTTCCCCTGTGCGACGTCGAGCTGGGACAGCCTGCACGACCAAGGGCGTCAGTATCTCGATGAGCACTTTGGCGGTATCGTGCGCACCGAGGCGTTCGAGGACTGTCACGATCCGGATGTGTTCTACGCCGCCGTGGAAACGGCTGTCAAACATGGAGCAAACGTCATCTTCTCGACCTCGCACCGCCTGATGGAATACACGCTCAGGGCTGCCGTTGAGTATCCCCGGGTTCGGTTCCTCAACTGCTCTATCGGCCTTCCCCATCAAAGCGTCCGTTCGTACTTTGGCAAGATGTACGAGGCCAAGTTTCTGCTGGGCGCCCTTGCGGCCAGCATGGCGGACAACCACCGCATCGGTTACCACGCGTCGGTCTTCGCCTCGGGCGCACTCAGCGAGATCAACGCCTTTGCGATTGGCGCCTCGCTGCTCGACCCGCGCGCGCAGGTCATCCTCACCTGGGGCGATGTTCCCGCCGGTGGTCTTGCCGAAGCCATGTGCCGCGAAGGCGTAAGCGTCATGACCGGCGCTGACATGTCAAAGTCGCTCGAAGACCCAACGGCCTACGGGCTTCACCGCTTGGTCGACGGCAAAGTCACCGGCATCGCCATGCCCGTATGGAACTGGGGCCGTTACTACGAGCTCATCGTTCGCAGCCTTCTTCACGGCACGTGGGACGAGACCAGCGACGACAACCAAGTGCGCGCTGTCAACTACTGGTATGGCATGAGCTCCGGCGTTATCGACATCCGTTACGCTCCGGGCCTACCCTACCAAACGCGCAAACTCGTGCAGTTGCTCCGCAACGGCATTGTTGTGGGATCCATCAACCCCTTTGGCGGCGAGCTCCACAGCCAGAACGGCGTGGTACAGATCGAAGGCTTCCCTCCGCTGCCGAGCACGCAGATTGTCGAGATGAATTGGCTGGCGGACAACGTGGTAGGCACCATTCCGCAGCTCGACGATGAGCCGAAAGTCCCTGCCCTATGA
- a CDS encoding mechanosensitive ion channel gives MELFEPILHFFEQRWVHNIIWAVILAIGTAVATKVVSKTLRHLLNRDDNPLPASSIFINIARAVIWMIGGSFILDNCFGINANALVAALGVGGIAISLGFQDTLSNLIGGMQVTFMGIIKPGDNIEVGGVSGVVQDITWRHTTIEDACGQTIIVPNSNISKNTLVHLMPFGRVAVPVAVKDTSKWASLDALADELTSATKAAVLPISGFDKEPYVLFSEIGDFGIKGKIIFIVSDDSTTFTAADACIRAIAPIIA, from the coding sequence ATGGAATTGTTTGAGCCGATTCTTCATTTCTTTGAGCAACGGTGGGTCCACAACATCATCTGGGCCGTCATCTTGGCGATAGGCACCGCCGTCGCCACCAAGGTCGTATCCAAGACCCTGCGTCACCTGCTCAATCGCGACGACAACCCGCTTCCGGCATCGAGCATCTTCATCAACATCGCACGCGCCGTCATCTGGATGATCGGCGGCAGCTTTATCCTCGACAACTGCTTTGGCATTAACGCAAACGCGCTCGTCGCCGCTCTTGGCGTCGGCGGCATCGCCATCTCGCTCGGCTTTCAGGACACGCTGTCAAACCTTATTGGCGGCATGCAGGTTACGTTTATGGGCATCATCAAGCCTGGCGACAATATCGAAGTCGGCGGCGTGTCGGGCGTGGTCCAGGACATCACCTGGCGCCACACGACCATCGAAGATGCCTGCGGGCAGACCATCATCGTCCCCAACTCCAACATCTCCAAGAACACGCTCGTGCATTTGATGCCCTTTGGGCGCGTGGCTGTGCCCGTTGCCGTAAAGGACACGTCCAAGTGGGCCTCGCTCGACGCGCTGGCAGACGAGCTGACCAGCGCCACCAAGGCCGCCGTGCTTCCCATCTCGGGCTTTGACAAGGAGCCGTATGTGCTCTTTAGCGAGATCGGCGACTTTGGCATTAAGGGCAAGATCATCTTTATCGTCAGCGACGACAGCACCACTTTCACCGCTGCCGACGCCTGCATCCGCGCCATCGCCCCCATCATTGCCTAA
- a CDS encoding ABC transporter permease: protein MLIALQGAVSQGVLWGIMVLGVFITFRLLDIPDMTCDGSFALGGCVCAVLIVNNNVDPLLAVLAGMCAGAIAGAVTGILTTVFEIPAILAGILTQISLWSINLRIMGKSNTPILAKGTVFSAVSNMTGLPQSTVAIILGILLAVAIVAILYWFFGTEIGSALRATGNNEYMIRALGVNTNSTKMIALVLSNALIGLSGALICQSQKYADIGMGTGAIVIGLAAIVIGEVLGRLLPGGLTQFSVRLASAVFGSVVYFLIRAIVLQLGMDANDMKLLSAVIVAVALCVPVVWERYKLRSSYTKGDEADA, encoded by the coding sequence ATGCTCATTGCATTGCAGGGCGCCGTTTCGCAGGGCGTCCTCTGGGGCATTATGGTGCTTGGCGTGTTTATCACGTTCCGCCTGCTCGACATTCCCGATATGACCTGCGACGGCAGCTTTGCCCTCGGCGGCTGCGTCTGCGCTGTGCTCATCGTCAATAACAACGTCGACCCGCTGCTCGCCGTGCTGGCCGGTATGTGCGCCGGCGCCATCGCGGGCGCCGTCACGGGCATTTTGACCACCGTCTTTGAGATTCCTGCGATCCTCGCCGGAATCCTCACCCAGATCAGCCTGTGGTCCATCAACCTGCGCATCATGGGCAAGTCCAATACGCCCATTCTTGCCAAGGGCACCGTGTTCTCCGCCGTCAGCAATATGACCGGTCTGCCGCAGTCCACCGTTGCCATCATCTTGGGCATCCTGCTCGCCGTGGCTATCGTTGCCATCCTGTATTGGTTCTTTGGCACCGAGATTGGCTCGGCGCTGCGAGCCACCGGCAACAACGAGTACATGATCCGCGCTCTGGGCGTCAACACCAACTCCACCAAGATGATCGCCCTCGTGCTCTCCAACGCCCTCATCGGCCTTTCGGGCGCGCTCATCTGCCAGAGCCAAAAGTATGCCGACATTGGTATGGGCACCGGTGCCATCGTTATCGGTCTTGCCGCCATTGTTATCGGCGAGGTGCTCGGCCGTCTGCTGCCCGGCGGCCTCACGCAGTTTAGCGTCCGTCTTGCCTCCGCCGTCTTTGGCTCCGTGGTGTACTTCCTTATCCGCGCCATCGTGCTGCAGTTGGGCATGGACGCCAACGACATGAAGCTGCTCTCCGCCGTGATCGTCGCCGTGGCCCTGTGCGTGCCCGTGGTTTGGGAGCGCTATAAGCTCCGCAGCTCCTACACGAAGGGGGATGAGGCAGATGCTTAA
- a CDS encoding ATP-binding cassette domain-containing protein: MLKLSHVKKTFNKGTVTEKRALTGVDLTLNDGDFVTVIGGNGAGKSTLLNMIAGVYPLDSGVIELDGTDISRLSESQRAKYLGRVFQDPMRGTAADMQIAENLALAKRRGQRRGLSWGVTKAEKDEYVELLKRLDLGLDTRLNAKVGLLSGGQRQALTLLMATLTRPRLLLLDEHTAALDPKTASKVLNLTEEIVDEHHLTTLMVTHNMNDAIRLGNRLIMMHEGHVIYDVAGDEKKSLTVADLLQKFEEVSGGELANDRMLLS; the protein is encoded by the coding sequence ATGCTTAAGCTCTCGCACGTCAAGAAGACCTTTAACAAGGGCACCGTCACCGAGAAGCGCGCGCTCACCGGCGTCGACCTCACCCTGAATGACGGCGACTTTGTAACCGTGATCGGCGGCAACGGCGCCGGCAAGTCCACTCTGCTCAACATGATCGCCGGCGTGTACCCGCTCGATTCGGGCGTTATTGAGCTCGACGGCACCGACATCTCGCGCCTGAGCGAGTCGCAGCGCGCCAAGTACCTGGGCCGCGTGTTTCAGGACCCCATGCGCGGTACCGCTGCCGACATGCAGATCGCCGAGAACCTGGCCCTCGCCAAGCGTCGCGGCCAGCGTCGCGGCCTTTCGTGGGGCGTCACCAAGGCCGAGAAAGATGAGTACGTTGAGCTGCTCAAGCGCCTGGACCTTGGTCTGGACACGCGTCTCAACGCCAAGGTCGGCCTGCTCTCGGGCGGCCAGCGCCAGGCACTCACCCTGCTGATGGCCACGCTCACCAGGCCGCGCCTGCTGCTGCTCGACGAGCACACTGCGGCCCTCGACCCCAAGACGGCATCGAAGGTGCTCAATCTGACCGAAGAGATCGTCGACGAGCACCACCTGACCACGCTCATGGTCACGCATAACATGAATGACGCCATCCGTCTGGGCAATCGCCTGATCATGATGCACGAGGGCCACGTAATCTACGACGTGGCGGGCGATGAGAAGAAGTCGCTCACCGTCGCCGACCTGCTGCAGAAGTTCGAGGAGGTCTCGGGCGGCGAGCTCGCCAACGACCGCATGCTGCTGAGCTAA